From Sporosarcina sp. FSL W7-1349, a single genomic window includes:
- a CDS encoding diacylglycerol kinase, translating into MKRARIIYNPTAGREIIRKHLAEILEKMELAGYETSCHATTGEGDAMAAAKSAVARGFDIVIAAGGDGTLNEVIAGVSPFENRPTIGLIPVGTTNDFARALKIPRDIEDAVDIIVQGQTVPVDVGMMNDRYFINIAGGGRMTELTYDVPSKLKTVLGQLAYYLKGIEMLPSIHSSHVKIEYDGQVFDDEVMMFLVGLTNSVGGFEKLAPDSSINDGKFTLLILKKCNIAEFIRIVSLALRGEHLDDPLVISSKAEKITVTSNEEVLLNLDGEYGGVLPATFQNLCRHVEMFAPVEKLREKDRP; encoded by the coding sequence ATGAAACGTGCACGAATTATTTATAACCCGACCGCTGGACGCGAAATCATTCGAAAGCATTTGGCGGAGATCCTGGAAAAAATGGAGTTGGCCGGGTACGAAACGTCCTGCCATGCGACAACAGGCGAGGGAGATGCGATGGCAGCAGCAAAATCGGCGGTTGCCCGGGGATTCGACATCGTCATAGCAGCGGGCGGGGACGGAACGTTGAATGAAGTCATTGCAGGCGTCAGCCCATTTGAAAACCGGCCGACCATCGGATTGATTCCGGTAGGGACGACAAATGATTTTGCACGGGCCCTGAAAATCCCGCGCGATATTGAGGATGCCGTCGACATCATTGTCCAAGGGCAAACCGTTCCGGTAGACGTAGGAATGATGAACGACCGCTACTTCATCAATATTGCGGGGGGCGGCCGAATGACGGAATTGACCTATGACGTCCCAAGCAAATTGAAAACGGTGCTCGGCCAGCTCGCTTATTACTTGAAAGGGATCGAGATGCTCCCGTCCATTCATTCATCACATGTAAAGATCGAATACGATGGCCAAGTGTTCGATGATGAAGTGATGATGTTTTTGGTCGGCTTGACCAACTCGGTGGGCGGGTTCGAGAAACTTGCACCGGATTCCAGCATCAATGATGGAAAGTTTACATTGCTTATCCTGAAAAAATGCAACATCGCGGAATTCATACGCATCGTGTCACTCGCCTTGCGAGGGGAGCACTTGGATGATCCCCTCGTCATCTCCAGCAAAGCCGAGAAAATTACAGTAACCTCCAACGAAGAAGTGCTTCTGAACCTCGACGGCGAATATGGAGGTGTCCTCCCGGCAACCTTCCAGAACCTATGCCGTCACGTGGAAATGTTCGCCCCCGTTGAAAAGCTGCGGGAGAAAGATCGCCCTTAA
- a CDS encoding YuzF family protein, translated as MTNNNLLSFYDPYVYQTLTTIVGKMVTVQTIRGSVRGSLKNVLPDHIVVESDQTPFFIRTQQIIWVFPG; from the coding sequence ATGACAAACAACAACCTGTTAAGCTTTTATGATCCATATGTTTATCAGACATTAACAACCATTGTTGGTAAAATGGTTACGGTTCAAACCATAAGAGGTAGCGTTCGTGGCTCCTTGAAAAATGTATTGCCAGATCACATTGTTGTCGAATCTGACCAAACTCCCTTTTTTATTCGTACCCAGCAAATTATTTGGGTTTTTCCTGGTTAA
- the rlmD gene encoding 23S rRNA (uracil(1939)-C(5))-methyltransferase RlmD: MSYIVNKNDRLHVTVEDLTHDGAGVAKVDGYPLFIHGTLPGEEVEVHVTKTLKNYGFAKLLEIRTPSADRIIPPCHVFPPCGGCQVQHLSYEAQLEQKRKSVRDVIDRIAKLPHVPVHPVKGMEDPWRYRNKSQIPFSTRDGQVISGFYQSKTHKIVDTDVCIIQTEEADAIMTALKRELHSLGIDTYDEKTHRGMLRHVVVRKARATGEVMVVLVTLKKKFQQKDAVVELIRNTVPGVTSIMQNLNSNKTNVIFGNETICLYGKSVIIDSIGDIQFEISARSFYQVNPVQTEVLYKQALDYAELTGEETVIDAYCGIGTISLFLAQRAKEVYGVEIVPQAIEDAKRNAELNGIANAIFEAGAAEDVIPRWYAEGKRFEVLVVDPPRKGCDEKLLQTILEYKPKRVVYVSCNPGTLARDLRILEDGGYETKEVQPVDMFPQSSHVETVALLELK, encoded by the coding sequence ATGTCTTATATAGTGAATAAAAACGACCGCCTTCACGTCACGGTGGAAGACTTGACCCATGACGGGGCCGGCGTCGCAAAGGTCGACGGGTATCCGCTGTTCATTCACGGAACGCTGCCGGGGGAGGAAGTGGAAGTCCATGTGACGAAAACGTTGAAGAACTATGGCTTTGCCAAGCTGCTCGAAATCAGAACACCTTCCGCCGATCGGATCATCCCGCCATGCCATGTCTTCCCGCCATGCGGCGGCTGCCAAGTCCAGCATTTGTCTTATGAAGCGCAACTCGAGCAAAAAAGAAAGTCGGTGCGCGACGTCATCGATCGGATCGCTAAGCTGCCACATGTGCCGGTCCACCCGGTGAAAGGGATGGAAGACCCATGGCGCTACCGCAATAAATCCCAGATCCCCTTCAGCACGAGGGACGGACAAGTCATCTCAGGTTTCTATCAGTCCAAAACGCATAAAATCGTTGATACCGATGTCTGCATTATTCAGACAGAGGAGGCGGATGCAATCATGACTGCGCTGAAACGAGAACTGCATTCGCTTGGCATCGACACGTATGATGAAAAAACACATCGCGGTATGCTGCGTCATGTCGTAGTCCGGAAAGCACGAGCAACGGGCGAAGTGATGGTCGTCCTCGTCACATTGAAAAAGAAATTCCAACAGAAGGACGCAGTGGTCGAGCTGATCCGGAATACAGTGCCAGGCGTGACGTCCATCATGCAAAACCTCAACAGCAACAAAACGAATGTCATTTTCGGAAACGAAACGATCTGCCTCTACGGAAAATCGGTCATCATCGACTCGATTGGCGACATCCAGTTTGAGATTTCGGCGCGCTCATTTTACCAAGTGAATCCTGTCCAAACGGAAGTCTTGTACAAACAAGCGCTCGATTACGCGGAGTTAACCGGTGAAGAAACAGTCATCGATGCCTATTGCGGGATTGGGACAATCTCTTTATTTCTGGCACAGCGAGCAAAGGAAGTGTACGGAGTGGAAATCGTTCCACAAGCGATCGAAGACGCCAAACGGAATGCCGAACTGAATGGCATTGCCAACGCGATCTTTGAAGCAGGGGCGGCGGAAGACGTTATTCCAAGGTGGTATGCAGAAGGCAAACGGTTCGAAGTCCTCGTCGTCGATCCGCCGCGAAAAGGATGCGATGAAAAACTGCTGCAAACCATTCTGGAATACAAGCCGAAACGCGTCGTCTACGTCTCCTGCAACCCCGGCACCCTCGCCCGGGACTTGCGAATCTTGGAAGATGGCGGCTACGAGACGAAAGAAGTGCAGCCGGTGGATATGTTTCCGCAGAGTAGTCACGTAGAGACGGTCGCACTGCTGGAATTAAAATAA
- a CDS encoding thioredoxin family protein yields MKSEKQYFDEAISLEQYMDRMEKHKDNSFHVYEQFEVPQDDEFIEILKDKQPNLLVITEDWCGDAMMNNPVLRRIAEAASLDVRAVYRDEDTDLIDRHLTNGGRSIPVYLLLDKGGEVLAKWGPRAETIQEYVMGLRQELPSSDAPDFEEKQKTLIERLTAEYSSKPELWLTVYEDIRKTFLPVLQKQA; encoded by the coding sequence ATGAAATCAGAGAAGCAATATTTTGATGAAGCCATTTCACTTGAGCAATATATGGATCGAATGGAGAAACATAAGGACAACAGCTTTCATGTATATGAACAGTTCGAGGTGCCCCAAGATGATGAGTTCATCGAAATCTTGAAGGACAAGCAGCCGAATCTGTTAGTCATTACGGAAGATTGGTGCGGAGATGCGATGATGAACAATCCTGTCTTGCGTCGGATCGCCGAGGCGGCTTCACTTGATGTGCGAGCTGTCTACCGTGATGAAGATACGGATCTGATCGATCGTCATCTTACAAACGGCGGTCGATCCATCCCGGTGTATCTCCTGTTAGATAAAGGCGGAGAGGTTTTGGCGAAGTGGGGACCGCGCGCCGAAACGATTCAAGAGTACGTCATGGGGCTTCGACAGGAGCTGCCTTCTTCCGACGCGCCAGATTTCGAAGAAAAACAGAAAACGCTGATCGAGCGATTGACGGCGGAATATTCATCAAAACCGGAATTATGGTTGACAGTCTACGAAGATATCCGAAAAACCTTTCTTCCGGTTCTTCAAAAGCAAGCTTAA
- a CDS encoding cytochrome d ubiquinol oxidase subunit II gives MTLEILGISVLWTFLFGYILVGAIDFGAGFFNAYSLLTGKQRVLTNVIQRYLSPVWEVTNVFLVFFFVGIIGFFPKTAFYYGTTLLVPVSIGIILLAIRGSYYAFETYGARGHKGYSFMYGVAGILIPASLSIVLTISEGGFVEMIDNHPVLDYWKLFTSPLTWSIVVLSIAATLYISAVFLTWYANKAGDMEARELLRKYALIWSMPTIVTAGGIIFELRKHNPEHYSNIQTFWPMFLLSALLFVGTVWLLWKGKKYGLAFGLLAGQFFFAFFGYGASHYPYLLYPYLTIYDSFTNPAMAIALVVAFVLGLGLLIPSLVLLLRLFLFNKEYVRGKEDFHV, from the coding sequence ATGACGCTTGAAATTTTGGGGATTTCCGTGTTGTGGACGTTCCTGTTCGGTTACATCCTCGTTGGGGCCATCGATTTCGGAGCCGGTTTTTTCAACGCGTATAGTTTATTGACAGGAAAACAACGGGTGTTGACGAATGTCATCCAACGCTATTTATCCCCCGTTTGGGAAGTGACGAATGTCTTCCTCGTCTTCTTCTTCGTCGGAATCATCGGGTTCTTCCCGAAGACGGCGTTCTATTACGGAACGACGCTGTTGGTCCCCGTCAGCATCGGGATTATCCTGCTGGCGATCCGGGGTTCGTACTACGCCTTTGAAACTTACGGAGCTCGGGGGCATAAAGGCTACTCGTTCATGTATGGGGTTGCGGGGATCTTAATTCCTGCTTCGCTCTCCATCGTCTTGACCATTTCGGAAGGCGGATTTGTGGAAATGATCGATAACCATCCGGTGCTCGACTATTGGAAGCTGTTCACGAGCCCGCTCACCTGGTCCATCGTCGTGTTGAGCATCGCAGCGACGCTCTATATATCAGCTGTTTTCCTGACTTGGTATGCGAATAAAGCAGGGGACATGGAAGCGAGGGAACTCCTGCGGAAATACGCGCTCATTTGGTCGATGCCAACCATCGTAACGGCGGGTGGAATCATATTCGAGTTGCGGAAGCACAACCCCGAGCATTACAGCAATATTCAAACGTTCTGGCCGATGTTCCTACTGTCGGCATTGCTGTTTGTCGGAACGGTATGGCTTTTATGGAAAGGGAAAAAATATGGGCTGGCATTCGGTCTGTTGGCGGGGCAATTCTTCTTTGCTTTCTTCGGGTACGGAGCGTCGCATTATCCGTACTTGCTTTACCCGTACTTGACGATATACGACAGCTTCACCAATCCGGCCATGGCGATTGCACTCGTCGTCGCATTCGTTCTCGGCCTAGGCCTGCTCATTCCATCGTTGGTGCTGCTCCTGCGATTGTTCCTATTCAATAAAGAATACGTCCGTGGAAAAGAAGATTTCCATGTGTGA
- a CDS encoding NUDIX hydrolase has translation MELKRKVLAYITSGEGTERKILVFENKEHPEEGWQVPGGTIEKDELLMDALYREIEEETGITRDKLELRGKVTKNKHFPRDRDLVYERNIFHLTYTGEVLSPWEHRVDSDGKDDGSIYCNRWIPLDNLPQLAGKQDEALDFI, from the coding sequence ATGGAGTTAAAACGGAAAGTCTTAGCTTATATCACATCTGGTGAAGGAACCGAACGCAAAATCCTTGTGTTCGAAAATAAGGAGCATCCCGAAGAAGGCTGGCAAGTGCCTGGGGGAACTATCGAAAAAGACGAACTGCTCATGGATGCCTTATATCGAGAAATCGAGGAGGAAACTGGCATCACACGGGACAAACTCGAACTGCGAGGGAAAGTGACCAAGAATAAGCATTTCCCGCGCGACCGCGATTTGGTCTACGAACGGAATATTTTCCATTTAACCTACACCGGCGAGGTGCTTTCCCCATGGGAACATCGTGTCGATAGCGATGGTAAAGACGACGGATCCATTTATTGCAACCGATGGATCCCACTCGATAACCTGCCGCAGCTGGCCGGTAAACAGGATGAAGCACTCGATTTTATTTAA
- a CDS encoding cytochrome ubiquinol oxidase subunit I: protein MGNEEAVFFSRVLTELTLSFHIIYATIGVGVPLMIMIAQWVGIKKNDEHYILLARRWARGFVITVAVGVVTGTAIGLQLSLLWPNFMELAGNVIALPLFMETFAFFFEAIFLGIYLYTWDRFENQKKHLLLLIPVALGASFSAVFITIVNAFMNAPQGFDIVNGELVNINPILAMFNPAMPTKVAHVVVTAYMTAAFVLAAIAAFRLLRGSDHVYHKKALYLTMKLGLVFSIAAAVIGDFSGKYLAEYQPEKLAAAEWHFETEENAPLVLLGVLSDGEVKYSIRVPYALSILAHGNPTAEVIGLDQFAEEDIPPLYIHYLFNIMVFIGMWMALLAAVFWIGVKRGWRIVSSKWFRWLIVLGGPLSIIAIEAGWWLAEVGRQPWILRNIMRVSEAATSSNHVDTMLWLFALLYLILGIGSIVVLTRMFRKNPVEKEIEDRQMEKGGDML, encoded by the coding sequence ATGGGAAATGAAGAAGCTGTCTTTTTTTCACGGGTTTTAACCGAATTGACCTTATCATTCCATATCATTTACGCGACAATCGGTGTCGGGGTGCCGCTCATGATCATGATTGCCCAATGGGTCGGCATCAAAAAGAACGACGAACATTATATATTGCTGGCCCGACGTTGGGCACGGGGGTTCGTCATCACTGTGGCAGTCGGGGTCGTCACCGGGACGGCCATCGGGTTGCAGCTTTCTTTATTGTGGCCGAATTTCATGGAGTTAGCGGGCAACGTTATCGCGCTTCCTCTCTTCATGGAGACGTTCGCGTTTTTCTTTGAAGCAATTTTTCTTGGAATTTATTTATACACATGGGACCGGTTTGAGAATCAGAAGAAGCATTTGCTATTGCTGATCCCGGTTGCATTAGGAGCTTCATTTTCCGCGGTGTTCATCACGATTGTCAATGCGTTCATGAATGCACCGCAAGGTTTTGACATCGTCAATGGCGAACTCGTCAACATCAATCCGATTTTGGCGATGTTCAATCCGGCGATGCCGACGAAAGTGGCGCATGTTGTGGTGACTGCGTATATGACTGCGGCGTTTGTGCTTGCTGCCATTGCGGCGTTCCGCCTGTTGCGGGGATCCGATCATGTCTACCATAAAAAAGCCCTTTATTTGACAATGAAGTTGGGGTTGGTCTTCTCGATTGCCGCAGCCGTCATCGGGGACTTTTCAGGAAAATATCTAGCGGAATACCAGCCGGAGAAATTGGCGGCTGCTGAATGGCATTTTGAGACAGAAGAAAATGCACCGCTTGTCCTGCTCGGTGTCCTGTCGGATGGGGAAGTGAAGTATTCCATCCGGGTCCCGTACGCGCTTTCCATTTTGGCGCACGGCAATCCGACTGCGGAAGTGATTGGATTGGATCAATTTGCGGAGGAAGATATACCGCCGCTCTATATCCATTATTTATTCAACATCATGGTTTTTATCGGGATGTGGATGGCATTATTGGCCGCGGTTTTTTGGATTGGAGTCAAGCGGGGCTGGCGCATCGTTTCCTCAAAATGGTTCCGCTGGCTGATCGTCCTTGGAGGGCCTCTGTCCATCATTGCAATAGAAGCGGGTTGGTGGTTGGCGGAAGTCGGCAGGCAGCCATGGATCTTGCGAAATATCATGCGGGTGTCCGAAGCGGCCACGTCCAGCAACCATGTCGATACAATGCTCTGGCTGTTCGCGCTACTCTATCTCATCTTGGGGATCGGAAGCATAGTCGTGCTCACCAGGATGTTCCGGAAGAACCCGGTAGAGAAAGAAATTGAAGACCGTCAAATGGAGAAAGGCGGTGACATGCTATGA
- the cydS gene encoding cytochrome bd oxidase small subunit CydS — MNDFLIFYAPFVVLLGSLAVGFWIAPMDGAVTKEEEREK, encoded by the coding sequence GTGAACGACTTTTTAATCTTCTACGCGCCCTTCGTTGTCCTGCTCGGCTCCCTCGCCGTCGGATTTTGGATCGCTCCGATGGATGGTGCGGTGACGAAAGAAGAGGAACGGGAAAAGTGA